A part of Aegilops tauschii subsp. strangulata cultivar AL8/78 chromosome 2, Aet v6.0, whole genome shotgun sequence genomic DNA contains:
- the LOC109780593 gene encoding ent-kaur-16-ene synthase, chloroplastic isoform X6, whose translation MEKHWQAGQKSYGREAYMAYVSEGLGNLLDWNEVMKFQRKNGSLFNSPSTTAAALVHNYDDKALDYLNMIVSKFGGAVPTVYPLNMHCKLSMVDSLEKIGISRHFSSEIEGILDMAYSFWLQRDEEIMMDVATCAMAFRLLRMNGYDVSSDELSHLAEASNFHNSLQGYLSDTKSVLELYKASKVCVSEHELILDNIGNWSGSLLSEKLCSEGVQGLPILEVEYALKFPFYTTLERLDHKRNIEHFDARGSHILKTECLPYGINQELLALAVEDFTFSQSIYQDELLHLDRWVKENRLDQLQFARQKLTYCYLSAAATIFPPELSDARISWAKNGVLTTVVDDFFDVGGSKEELENLIALVEKWDEHHKDDFCSEQVRIVFCALYTTVNQLGSIASAVQNRDVKNHLIEIWLHLLRSMMTEAEWQRSQYVPTMEEYMTNGVVSFALGPIVLPALYCVGEKLLGSAVKNQEYSELFRLMSTCGRLLNDSQGFEREGSEGKLNSVSLLVLHSGGSMSVEAAKNAIQKSIVASRRDLLRLVLKEGTVVPRACKELFWKMCKILHLFYFRTDGFSSPKEMASAVNAVINEPLKLPS comes from the exons ATGGAAAAACATTG GCAGGCCGGGCAGAAATCTTATGGGAGAGAAGCATATATGGCCTATGTCTCCGAAGGGTTAGGAAACTTACTGGACTGGAACGAAGTTATGAAGTTTCAGCGGAAGAACGGGTCGTTGTTCAACTCTCCTTCCACAACTGCTGCTGCGTTAGTCCACAACTATGATGATAAAGCCCTCGATTACTTAAATATGATAGTCAGTAAATTTGGTGGTGCAG TACCAACAGTGTATCCACTAAATATGCACTGCAAGCTTTCAATGGTGGATTCGCTTGAAAAGATTGGAATTTCTCGGCATTTTTCTAGTGAGATAGAGGGAATCTTAGACATGGCATACAG TTTCTGGTTACAGAGAGACGAGGAAATTATGATGGATGTAGCAACATGTGCAATGGCGTTCCGCCTTTTAAGGATGAATGGGTATGATGTATCCTCAG ATGAGCTGTCTCATCTTGCTGAAGCCTCCAATTTCCATAATTCACTTCAAGGATATTTAAGTGATACAAAATCTGTACTGGAACTATACAAGGCTTCAAAAGTCTGTGTATCAGAACATGAATTAATCCTAGATAACATTGGCAATTGGTCTGGCAGCTTATTGTCAGAAAAGTTGTGCTCTGAAGGGGTACAAGGCCTACCAATCTTAGAG GTCGAGTATGCCCTTAAGTTTCCCTTCTATACCACGCTGGAACGTCTAGACCACAAGAGGAACATCGAACATTTTGATGCTAGAGGTTCTCACATCCTGAAGACAGAGTGCTT GCCGTATGGTATCAACCAAGAACTTTTGGCTTTGGCTGTTGAAGATTTCACATTTTCTCAATCTATCTACCAGGATGAACTCCTGCATCTTGATAG GTGGGTGAAAGAAAACAGGTTGGACCAGCTACAATTTGCACGGCAGAAGTTGACATATTGTTATCTCTCTGCTGCTGCTACGATTTTTCCTCCTGAACTTTCTGATGCTCGCATATCGTGGGCCAAAAACGGTGTGCTCACAACCGTTGTTGATGACTTCTTCGATGTTGGAGGATCAAAAGAAGAACTAGAAAACCTCATAGCATTAGTTGAGAA GtgggatgagcatcacaaagatGACTTCTGTTCGGAGCAAGTAAGGATTGTATTTTGTGCTCTCTATACCACAGTGAACCAGCTTGGATCAATCGCTTCTGCCGTACAAAACCGTGACGTTAAAAATCACCTCATAGAAATA TGGCTACATCTATTGAGGTCTATGATGACCGAGGCAGAATGGCAGAGGAGCCAATATGTGCCAACAATGGAAGAATACATGACAAATGGGGTAGTTTCATTCGCACTGGGGCCCATTGTGCTTCCAGCATTGTATTGTGTCGGGGAAAAGCTATTGGGGAGTGCTGTCAAAAATCAAGAGTACAGTGAGTTATTTAGGCTAATGAGCACCTGTGGCCGTCTCCTCAATGACAGCcaaggctttgag AGGGAGGGCAGCGAGGGGAAACTGAACAGCGTTTCGCTACTTGTTCTTCACAGCGGTGGTTCTATGTCCGTAGAAGCGGCTAAGAATGCGATACAGAAGTCCATAGTCGCTTCGAGGCGGGACTTGCTAAGATTGGTCCTCAAGGAAGGCACGGTTGTTCCCAGGGCATGCAAGGAGCTGTTCTGGAAGATGTGCAAGATACTTCACCTGTTCTACTTCCGGACCGACGGTTTCAGCTCGCCAAAGGAAATGGCCAGCGCGGTGAATGCTGTTATCAACGAGCCACTCAAGCTCCCAAGTTAA
- the LOC109780593 gene encoding ent-kaur-16-ene synthase, chloroplastic isoform X4, translating to MSNAGCSSVLPAPCRQAGHRAPLPLPAAPQFVARFRSNRRLRVTCASAAGHVSRIPPTEARRVRSLAGSRHRPPPLTRIRSGTPRCAYVEKMLVAETASLLDHRKDREARIRKQLRKVELPPSPYDTAWVAMVPLRGSPHTPCFPQCVEWILQNQHENGSWDINDFGSSANKNVLLSTLACVLALEKWNLGQEHIRKGLHFIGRHFSLVMDEEIAAPTGFNMIFPGMLSLAIGAGLQFPVRQTDIDGILHQWEMELKRQAGQKSYGREAYMAYVSEGLGNLLDWNEVMKFQRKNGSLFNSPSTTAAALVHNYDDKALDYLNMIVSKFGGAVPTVYPLNMHCKLSMVDSLEKIGISRHFSSEIEGILDMAYSFWLQRDEEIMMDVATCAMAFRLLRMNGYDVSSDELSHLAEASNFHNSLQGYLSDTKSVLELYKASKVCVSEHELILDNIGNWSGSLLSEKLCSEGVQGLPILEVEYALKFPFYTTLERLDHKRNIEHFDARGSHILKTECLPYGINQELLALAVEDFTFSQSIYQDELLHLDRWVKENRLDQLQFARQKLTYCYLSAAATIFPPELSDARISWAKNGVLTTVVDDFFDVGGSKEELENLIALVEKWDEHHKDDFCSEQVRIVFCALYTTVNQLGSIASAVQNRDVKNHLIEIWLHLLRSMMTEAEWQRSQYVPTMEEYMTNGVVSFALGPIVLPALYCVGEKLLGSAVKNQEYSELFRLMSTCGRLLNDSQGFEREGSEGKLNSVSLLVLHSGGSMSVEAAKNAIQKSIVASRRDLLRLVLKEGTVVPRACKELFWKMCKILHLFYFRTDGFSSPKEMASAVNAVINEPLKLPS from the exons ATGTCGAACGCTGGGTGCTCCTCCGTCCTCCCGGCGCCTTGCCGGCAGGCTGGCCatcgcgcccccctccccctcccggCGGCTCCCCAGTTCGTGGCGAGGTTTCGCTCGAACCGTCGTCTTCGAGTCACCTGTGCCAGCGCCGCCGGGCACGTCTCCAGGATTCCCCCCACCGAAGCGCGCCGTGTCCGATCCCTCGCCGGCAGTCGacaccgtcctcctccactcaCCCGGATTCGCTCGGGGACTCCGCGTTGTG CATATGTCGAGAAGATGTTGGTAGCAGAAACGGCAAGCCTGCTAGAC CATCGAAAGGACCGTGAGGCTAGAATAAGGAAGCAGCTCCGCAAGGTTGAACTACCGCCGTCTCCGTACGACACCGCGTGGGTGGCTATGGTGCCCTTGCGGGGCTCCCCTCACACTCCATGCTTCCCTCAGTGTGTTGAATGGATATTGCAAAATCAACATGAAAACGGATCTTGGGATATCAACGACTTTGGATCATCAGCCAACAAGAACGTTCTCTTATCCACATTGGCATGTGTACTTGCTCTTGAGAAATGGAATCTTGGCCAAGAGCACATAAGGAAAG GACTACATTTTATCGGAAGACATTTCTCCCTTGTCATGGATGAGGAGATTGCTGCTCCTACAGGCTTCAATATGATTTTTCCTGGTATGCTTAGCCTTGCCATTGGGGCGGGATTGCAATTTCCTGTCAGACAAACTGACATTGATGGGATTCTTCACCAATGGGAGATGGAATTGAAAAG GCAGGCCGGGCAGAAATCTTATGGGAGAGAAGCATATATGGCCTATGTCTCCGAAGGGTTAGGAAACTTACTGGACTGGAACGAAGTTATGAAGTTTCAGCGGAAGAACGGGTCGTTGTTCAACTCTCCTTCCACAACTGCTGCTGCGTTAGTCCACAACTATGATGATAAAGCCCTCGATTACTTAAATATGATAGTCAGTAAATTTGGTGGTGCAG TACCAACAGTGTATCCACTAAATATGCACTGCAAGCTTTCAATGGTGGATTCGCTTGAAAAGATTGGAATTTCTCGGCATTTTTCTAGTGAGATAGAGGGAATCTTAGACATGGCATACAG TTTCTGGTTACAGAGAGACGAGGAAATTATGATGGATGTAGCAACATGTGCAATGGCGTTCCGCCTTTTAAGGATGAATGGGTATGATGTATCCTCAG ATGAGCTGTCTCATCTTGCTGAAGCCTCCAATTTCCATAATTCACTTCAAGGATATTTAAGTGATACAAAATCTGTACTGGAACTATACAAGGCTTCAAAAGTCTGTGTATCAGAACATGAATTAATCCTAGATAACATTGGCAATTGGTCTGGCAGCTTATTGTCAGAAAAGTTGTGCTCTGAAGGGGTACAAGGCCTACCAATCTTAGAG GTCGAGTATGCCCTTAAGTTTCCCTTCTATACCACGCTGGAACGTCTAGACCACAAGAGGAACATCGAACATTTTGATGCTAGAGGTTCTCACATCCTGAAGACAGAGTGCTT GCCGTATGGTATCAACCAAGAACTTTTGGCTTTGGCTGTTGAAGATTTCACATTTTCTCAATCTATCTACCAGGATGAACTCCTGCATCTTGATAG GTGGGTGAAAGAAAACAGGTTGGACCAGCTACAATTTGCACGGCAGAAGTTGACATATTGTTATCTCTCTGCTGCTGCTACGATTTTTCCTCCTGAACTTTCTGATGCTCGCATATCGTGGGCCAAAAACGGTGTGCTCACAACCGTTGTTGATGACTTCTTCGATGTTGGAGGATCAAAAGAAGAACTAGAAAACCTCATAGCATTAGTTGAGAA GtgggatgagcatcacaaagatGACTTCTGTTCGGAGCAAGTAAGGATTGTATTTTGTGCTCTCTATACCACAGTGAACCAGCTTGGATCAATCGCTTCTGCCGTACAAAACCGTGACGTTAAAAATCACCTCATAGAAATA TGGCTACATCTATTGAGGTCTATGATGACCGAGGCAGAATGGCAGAGGAGCCAATATGTGCCAACAATGGAAGAATACATGACAAATGGGGTAGTTTCATTCGCACTGGGGCCCATTGTGCTTCCAGCATTGTATTGTGTCGGGGAAAAGCTATTGGGGAGTGCTGTCAAAAATCAAGAGTACAGTGAGTTATTTAGGCTAATGAGCACCTGTGGCCGTCTCCTCAATGACAGCcaaggctttgag AGGGAGGGCAGCGAGGGGAAACTGAACAGCGTTTCGCTACTTGTTCTTCACAGCGGTGGTTCTATGTCCGTAGAAGCGGCTAAGAATGCGATACAGAAGTCCATAGTCGCTTCGAGGCGGGACTTGCTAAGATTGGTCCTCAAGGAAGGCACGGTTGTTCCCAGGGCATGCAAGGAGCTGTTCTGGAAGATGTGCAAGATACTTCACCTGTTCTACTTCCGGACCGACGGTTTCAGCTCGCCAAAGGAAATGGCCAGCGCGGTGAATGCTGTTATCAACGAGCCACTCAAGCTCCCAAGTTAA
- the LOC109780593 gene encoding ent-kaur-16-ene synthase, chloroplastic isoform X2: MSNAGCSSVLPAPCRQAGHRAPLPLPAAPQFVARFRSNRRLRVTCASAAGHVSRIPPTEARRVRSLAGSRHRPPPLTRIRSGTPRCAYVEKMLVAETASLLDHRKDREARIRKQLRKVELPPSPYDTAWVAMVPLRGSPHTPCFPQCVEWILQNQHENGSWDINDFGSSANKNVLLSTLACVLALEKWNLGQEHIRKGLHFIGRHFSLVMDEEIAAPTGFNMIFPGMLSLAIGAGLQFPVRQTDIDGILHQWEMELKRSVDGKTLAGQKSYGREAYMAYVSEGLGNLLDWNEVMKFQRKNGSLFNSPSTTAAALVHNYDDKALDYLNMIVSKFGGAVPTVYPLNMHCKLSMVDSLEKIGISRHFSSEIEGILDMAYSFWLQRDEEIMMDVATCAMAFRLLRMNGYDVSSDELSHLAEASNFHNSLQGYLSDTKSVLELYKASKVCVSEHELILDNIGNWSGSLLSEKLCSEGVQGLPILEVEYALKFPFYTTLERLDHKRNIEHFDARGSHILKTECLPYGINQELLALAVEDFTFSQSIYQDELLHLDRWVKENRLDQLQFARQKLTYCYLSAAATIFPPELSDARISWAKNGVLTTVVDDFFDVGGSKEELENLIALVEKWDEHHKDDFCSEQVRIVFCALYTTVNQLGSIASAVQNRDVKNHLIEIWLHLLRSMMTEAEWQRSQYVPTMEEYMTNGVVSFALGPIVLPALYCVGEKLLGSAVKNQEYSELFRLMSTCGRLLNDSQGFEREGSEGKLNSVSLLVLHSGGSMSVEAAKNAIQKSIVASRRDLLRLVLKEGTVVPRACKELFWKMCKILHLFYFRTDGFSSPKEMASAVNAVINEPLKLPS, translated from the exons ATGTCGAACGCTGGGTGCTCCTCCGTCCTCCCGGCGCCTTGCCGGCAGGCTGGCCatcgcgcccccctccccctcccggCGGCTCCCCAGTTCGTGGCGAGGTTTCGCTCGAACCGTCGTCTTCGAGTCACCTGTGCCAGCGCCGCCGGGCACGTCTCCAGGATTCCCCCCACCGAAGCGCGCCGTGTCCGATCCCTCGCCGGCAGTCGacaccgtcctcctccactcaCCCGGATTCGCTCGGGGACTCCGCGTTGTG CATATGTCGAGAAGATGTTGGTAGCAGAAACGGCAAGCCTGCTAGAC CATCGAAAGGACCGTGAGGCTAGAATAAGGAAGCAGCTCCGCAAGGTTGAACTACCGCCGTCTCCGTACGACACCGCGTGGGTGGCTATGGTGCCCTTGCGGGGCTCCCCTCACACTCCATGCTTCCCTCAGTGTGTTGAATGGATATTGCAAAATCAACATGAAAACGGATCTTGGGATATCAACGACTTTGGATCATCAGCCAACAAGAACGTTCTCTTATCCACATTGGCATGTGTACTTGCTCTTGAGAAATGGAATCTTGGCCAAGAGCACATAAGGAAAG GACTACATTTTATCGGAAGACATTTCTCCCTTGTCATGGATGAGGAGATTGCTGCTCCTACAGGCTTCAATATGATTTTTCCTGGTATGCTTAGCCTTGCCATTGGGGCGGGATTGCAATTTCCTGTCAGACAAACTGACATTGATGGGATTCTTCACCAATGGGAGATGGAATTGAAAAGGTCTGTTGATGGAAAAACATTG GCCGGGCAGAAATCTTATGGGAGAGAAGCATATATGGCCTATGTCTCCGAAGGGTTAGGAAACTTACTGGACTGGAACGAAGTTATGAAGTTTCAGCGGAAGAACGGGTCGTTGTTCAACTCTCCTTCCACAACTGCTGCTGCGTTAGTCCACAACTATGATGATAAAGCCCTCGATTACTTAAATATGATAGTCAGTAAATTTGGTGGTGCAG TACCAACAGTGTATCCACTAAATATGCACTGCAAGCTTTCAATGGTGGATTCGCTTGAAAAGATTGGAATTTCTCGGCATTTTTCTAGTGAGATAGAGGGAATCTTAGACATGGCATACAG TTTCTGGTTACAGAGAGACGAGGAAATTATGATGGATGTAGCAACATGTGCAATGGCGTTCCGCCTTTTAAGGATGAATGGGTATGATGTATCCTCAG ATGAGCTGTCTCATCTTGCTGAAGCCTCCAATTTCCATAATTCACTTCAAGGATATTTAAGTGATACAAAATCTGTACTGGAACTATACAAGGCTTCAAAAGTCTGTGTATCAGAACATGAATTAATCCTAGATAACATTGGCAATTGGTCTGGCAGCTTATTGTCAGAAAAGTTGTGCTCTGAAGGGGTACAAGGCCTACCAATCTTAGAG GTCGAGTATGCCCTTAAGTTTCCCTTCTATACCACGCTGGAACGTCTAGACCACAAGAGGAACATCGAACATTTTGATGCTAGAGGTTCTCACATCCTGAAGACAGAGTGCTT GCCGTATGGTATCAACCAAGAACTTTTGGCTTTGGCTGTTGAAGATTTCACATTTTCTCAATCTATCTACCAGGATGAACTCCTGCATCTTGATAG GTGGGTGAAAGAAAACAGGTTGGACCAGCTACAATTTGCACGGCAGAAGTTGACATATTGTTATCTCTCTGCTGCTGCTACGATTTTTCCTCCTGAACTTTCTGATGCTCGCATATCGTGGGCCAAAAACGGTGTGCTCACAACCGTTGTTGATGACTTCTTCGATGTTGGAGGATCAAAAGAAGAACTAGAAAACCTCATAGCATTAGTTGAGAA GtgggatgagcatcacaaagatGACTTCTGTTCGGAGCAAGTAAGGATTGTATTTTGTGCTCTCTATACCACAGTGAACCAGCTTGGATCAATCGCTTCTGCCGTACAAAACCGTGACGTTAAAAATCACCTCATAGAAATA TGGCTACATCTATTGAGGTCTATGATGACCGAGGCAGAATGGCAGAGGAGCCAATATGTGCCAACAATGGAAGAATACATGACAAATGGGGTAGTTTCATTCGCACTGGGGCCCATTGTGCTTCCAGCATTGTATTGTGTCGGGGAAAAGCTATTGGGGAGTGCTGTCAAAAATCAAGAGTACAGTGAGTTATTTAGGCTAATGAGCACCTGTGGCCGTCTCCTCAATGACAGCcaaggctttgag AGGGAGGGCAGCGAGGGGAAACTGAACAGCGTTTCGCTACTTGTTCTTCACAGCGGTGGTTCTATGTCCGTAGAAGCGGCTAAGAATGCGATACAGAAGTCCATAGTCGCTTCGAGGCGGGACTTGCTAAGATTGGTCCTCAAGGAAGGCACGGTTGTTCCCAGGGCATGCAAGGAGCTGTTCTGGAAGATGTGCAAGATACTTCACCTGTTCTACTTCCGGACCGACGGTTTCAGCTCGCCAAAGGAAATGGCCAGCGCGGTGAATGCTGTTATCAACGAGCCACTCAAGCTCCCAAGTTAA
- the LOC109780593 gene encoding ent-kaur-16-ene synthase, chloroplastic isoform X3 yields MSNAGCSSVLPAPCRQAGHRAPLPLPAAPQFVARFRSNRRLRVTCASAAGHVSRIPPTEARRVRSLAGSRHRPPPLTRIRSGTPRCAYVEKMLVAETASLLDVHRKDREARIRKQLRKVELPPSPYDTAWVAMVPLRGSPHTPCFPQCVEWILQNQHENGSWDINDFGSSANKNVLLSTLACVLALEKWNLGQEHIRKGLHFIGRHFSLVMDEEIAAPTGFNMIFPGMLSLAIGAGLQFPVRQTDIDGILHQWEMELKRQAGQKSYGREAYMAYVSEGLGNLLDWNEVMKFQRKNGSLFNSPSTTAAALVHNYDDKALDYLNMIVSKFGGAVPTVYPLNMHCKLSMVDSLEKIGISRHFSSEIEGILDMAYSFWLQRDEEIMMDVATCAMAFRLLRMNGYDVSSDELSHLAEASNFHNSLQGYLSDTKSVLELYKASKVCVSEHELILDNIGNWSGSLLSEKLCSEGVQGLPILEVEYALKFPFYTTLERLDHKRNIEHFDARGSHILKTECLPYGINQELLALAVEDFTFSQSIYQDELLHLDRWVKENRLDQLQFARQKLTYCYLSAAATIFPPELSDARISWAKNGVLTTVVDDFFDVGGSKEELENLIALVEKWDEHHKDDFCSEQVRIVFCALYTTVNQLGSIASAVQNRDVKNHLIEIWLHLLRSMMTEAEWQRSQYVPTMEEYMTNGVVSFALGPIVLPALYCVGEKLLGSAVKNQEYSELFRLMSTCGRLLNDSQGFEREGSEGKLNSVSLLVLHSGGSMSVEAAKNAIQKSIVASRRDLLRLVLKEGTVVPRACKELFWKMCKILHLFYFRTDGFSSPKEMASAVNAVINEPLKLPS; encoded by the exons ATGTCGAACGCTGGGTGCTCCTCCGTCCTCCCGGCGCCTTGCCGGCAGGCTGGCCatcgcgcccccctccccctcccggCGGCTCCCCAGTTCGTGGCGAGGTTTCGCTCGAACCGTCGTCTTCGAGTCACCTGTGCCAGCGCCGCCGGGCACGTCTCCAGGATTCCCCCCACCGAAGCGCGCCGTGTCCGATCCCTCGCCGGCAGTCGacaccgtcctcctccactcaCCCGGATTCGCTCGGGGACTCCGCGTTGTG CATATGTCGAGAAGATGTTGGTAGCAGAAACGGCAAGCCTGCTAGACGTG CATCGAAAGGACCGTGAGGCTAGAATAAGGAAGCAGCTCCGCAAGGTTGAACTACCGCCGTCTCCGTACGACACCGCGTGGGTGGCTATGGTGCCCTTGCGGGGCTCCCCTCACACTCCATGCTTCCCTCAGTGTGTTGAATGGATATTGCAAAATCAACATGAAAACGGATCTTGGGATATCAACGACTTTGGATCATCAGCCAACAAGAACGTTCTCTTATCCACATTGGCATGTGTACTTGCTCTTGAGAAATGGAATCTTGGCCAAGAGCACATAAGGAAAG GACTACATTTTATCGGAAGACATTTCTCCCTTGTCATGGATGAGGAGATTGCTGCTCCTACAGGCTTCAATATGATTTTTCCTGGTATGCTTAGCCTTGCCATTGGGGCGGGATTGCAATTTCCTGTCAGACAAACTGACATTGATGGGATTCTTCACCAATGGGAGATGGAATTGAAAAG GCAGGCCGGGCAGAAATCTTATGGGAGAGAAGCATATATGGCCTATGTCTCCGAAGGGTTAGGAAACTTACTGGACTGGAACGAAGTTATGAAGTTTCAGCGGAAGAACGGGTCGTTGTTCAACTCTCCTTCCACAACTGCTGCTGCGTTAGTCCACAACTATGATGATAAAGCCCTCGATTACTTAAATATGATAGTCAGTAAATTTGGTGGTGCAG TACCAACAGTGTATCCACTAAATATGCACTGCAAGCTTTCAATGGTGGATTCGCTTGAAAAGATTGGAATTTCTCGGCATTTTTCTAGTGAGATAGAGGGAATCTTAGACATGGCATACAG TTTCTGGTTACAGAGAGACGAGGAAATTATGATGGATGTAGCAACATGTGCAATGGCGTTCCGCCTTTTAAGGATGAATGGGTATGATGTATCCTCAG ATGAGCTGTCTCATCTTGCTGAAGCCTCCAATTTCCATAATTCACTTCAAGGATATTTAAGTGATACAAAATCTGTACTGGAACTATACAAGGCTTCAAAAGTCTGTGTATCAGAACATGAATTAATCCTAGATAACATTGGCAATTGGTCTGGCAGCTTATTGTCAGAAAAGTTGTGCTCTGAAGGGGTACAAGGCCTACCAATCTTAGAG GTCGAGTATGCCCTTAAGTTTCCCTTCTATACCACGCTGGAACGTCTAGACCACAAGAGGAACATCGAACATTTTGATGCTAGAGGTTCTCACATCCTGAAGACAGAGTGCTT GCCGTATGGTATCAACCAAGAACTTTTGGCTTTGGCTGTTGAAGATTTCACATTTTCTCAATCTATCTACCAGGATGAACTCCTGCATCTTGATAG GTGGGTGAAAGAAAACAGGTTGGACCAGCTACAATTTGCACGGCAGAAGTTGACATATTGTTATCTCTCTGCTGCTGCTACGATTTTTCCTCCTGAACTTTCTGATGCTCGCATATCGTGGGCCAAAAACGGTGTGCTCACAACCGTTGTTGATGACTTCTTCGATGTTGGAGGATCAAAAGAAGAACTAGAAAACCTCATAGCATTAGTTGAGAA GtgggatgagcatcacaaagatGACTTCTGTTCGGAGCAAGTAAGGATTGTATTTTGTGCTCTCTATACCACAGTGAACCAGCTTGGATCAATCGCTTCTGCCGTACAAAACCGTGACGTTAAAAATCACCTCATAGAAATA TGGCTACATCTATTGAGGTCTATGATGACCGAGGCAGAATGGCAGAGGAGCCAATATGTGCCAACAATGGAAGAATACATGACAAATGGGGTAGTTTCATTCGCACTGGGGCCCATTGTGCTTCCAGCATTGTATTGTGTCGGGGAAAAGCTATTGGGGAGTGCTGTCAAAAATCAAGAGTACAGTGAGTTATTTAGGCTAATGAGCACCTGTGGCCGTCTCCTCAATGACAGCcaaggctttgag AGGGAGGGCAGCGAGGGGAAACTGAACAGCGTTTCGCTACTTGTTCTTCACAGCGGTGGTTCTATGTCCGTAGAAGCGGCTAAGAATGCGATACAGAAGTCCATAGTCGCTTCGAGGCGGGACTTGCTAAGATTGGTCCTCAAGGAAGGCACGGTTGTTCCCAGGGCATGCAAGGAGCTGTTCTGGAAGATGTGCAAGATACTTCACCTGTTCTACTTCCGGACCGACGGTTTCAGCTCGCCAAAGGAAATGGCCAGCGCGGTGAATGCTGTTATCAACGAGCCACTCAAGCTCCCAAGTTAA